The following are encoded together in the Blautia obeum ATCC 29174 genome:
- a CDS encoding DUF6145 family protein, whose translation MYQENVVLCGASAYEQKYYFNQDFDSLPESIKQELHIMCVLYTEDIGGILTLEFDDNGSLQFKTEALDSDAMYDDIGSVLKIKQLQTEKRELLQSLEMYYKVFFLGETIEDDGEMIGKES comes from the coding sequence ATGTATCAGGAAAATGTTGTGCTCTGCGGTGCAAGCGCTTATGAGCAGAAATATTATTTTAATCAGGATTTTGATTCTCTTCCGGAATCGATCAAACAGGAACTGCATATCATGTGTGTCCTTTATACCGAAGATATCGGCGGAATCCTGACACTGGAGTTTGATGATAATGGCAGTCTGCAGTTCAAAACAGAGGCACTGGATTCCGATGCCATGTATGATGATATTGGAAGTGTTCTTAAGATCAAACAGCTGCAGACCGAAAAAAGAGAACTTCTGCAGTCTCTGGAAATGTATTATAAGGTATTTTTCCTTGGTGAGACCATCGAAGATGATGGCGAAATGATAGGTAAGGAAAGCTGA
- the dusB gene encoding tRNA dihydrouridine synthase DusB has protein sequence MKWKIGSVEIENPFILAPMAGVTDLPFRILCKEQGAGLLCTEMVSAKAISFHNKNTISLMQIDPVEHPVSMQIFGSEPDLMAEVAKSIEEQPFDILDINMGCPVPKVVNNGEGSALLKNPELIREIVTKVSRAVKKPVTAKIRIGFEGYPVDPVEIAKIIEDSGAAAVAVHGRTRQQYYAGEADWDTIRRIKEAVSIPVIGNGDVDSPKKAEALVRETGCDGIMIGRAVRGNPWIFREMNHYFTTGELLPRPSWEEIREMILRHARMQIELKGEFTGIREMRKHIAWYTSGMRHSAGLRRDSNLVSSYEELEKLLDVTVQR, from the coding sequence ATGAAGTGGAAAATTGGTTCTGTAGAGATCGAGAATCCTTTTATTCTGGCACCAATGGCTGGAGTTACGGATCTTCCATTCCGTATTCTCTGCAAGGAGCAGGGGGCAGGTCTGTTGTGCACAGAGATGGTCAGTGCAAAGGCGATTTCTTTTCATAATAAAAATACAATCTCTCTTATGCAGATCGATCCGGTGGAGCATCCGGTTTCCATGCAGATTTTTGGAAGTGAGCCGGATCTGATGGCAGAAGTTGCAAAAAGTATCGAAGAACAGCCATTTGATATCCTGGATATCAATATGGGCTGCCCGGTCCCGAAGGTAGTCAACAACGGAGAGGGGTCTGCATTGCTTAAAAATCCGGAACTGATCCGGGAAATTGTGACAAAAGTTTCTCGTGCGGTGAAGAAACCGGTAACGGCGAAGATTCGTATTGGTTTTGAGGGATATCCGGTAGATCCGGTGGAGATTGCAAAGATCATTGAGGATTCCGGTGCAGCTGCAGTTGCGGTCCACGGAAGAACAAGACAGCAGTATTATGCAGGCGAAGCGGACTGGGATACGATCCGCAGGATCAAAGAAGCGGTATCTATTCCAGTCATTGGAAACGGGGATGTGGATTCTCCAAAGAAAGCAGAAGCACTGGTGCGTGAGACAGGCTGTGATGGGATCATGATTGGTCGCGCAGTGAGAGGAAATCCATGGATCTTCCGTGAGATGAACCATTATTTTACTACGGGAGAGCTGCTTCCGCGTCCATCTTGGGAAGAAATCAGAGAGATGATTCTTCGTCATGCAAGAATGCAGATCGAACTGAAAGGTGAATTTACCGGAATCCGTGAAATGCGTAAGCATATTGCATGGTATACTTCAGGAATGAGACATAGTGCAGGGCTGCGCAGAGATTCTAATCTGGTCAGCAGCTATGAAGAATTGGAAAAGCTGCTGGATGTTACTGTTCAGAGATAA
- the greA gene encoding transcription elongation factor GreA gives MEEKKNLLTYAGLKKLEDELHDLKVVKRKEVAGKIKEAREQGDLSENAEYDAAKDEQRDIEARIEEIEKILKNAEVVVEDEVDLDKINVGCKVKVHDYEFDEDMELKIVGSTEANSLEGKISNESPVGKALIGAHTGDVVDVEMPMGIMKYKVLEIQRNV, from the coding sequence ATGGAAGAAAAGAAGAATTTATTAACATATGCAGGTCTTAAAAAACTGGAAGATGAGCTGCATGATTTAAAAGTAGTAAAAAGAAAAGAAGTTGCAGGTAAGATCAAAGAAGCAAGAGAACAGGGTGACCTTTCTGAGAATGCTGAATATGATGCAGCAAAAGATGAGCAGAGAGACATCGAAGCAAGAATCGAAGAAATCGAAAAAATCCTTAAAAATGCAGAAGTCGTTGTAGAAGATGAAGTAGATCTTGATAAGATCAACGTTGGATGCAAGGTTAAAGTACATGACTATGAATTCGATGAAGATATGGAATTAAAGATCGTTGGTTCTACAGAAGCGAACAGCCTGGAAGGTAAGATCTCCAATGAATCTCCAGTAGGAAAAGCTCTGATCGGTGCACATACAGGAGATGTTGTTGATGTAGAAATGCCAATGGGAATCATGAAATACAAGGTTCTGGAGATCCAGAGAAACGTTTAA
- the lysS gene encoding lysine--tRNA ligase: MAEQKKQDTNQLLKVRREKLADLQANGKDPFQITKFDQTHHSLEVKNLYEAHEAEILKDHKTPDVEGLDEAQAREVLKQDYEERRKIMDANPIHVAIAGRMMFKRVMGKASFCNIQDLQGNIQVYVARDAIGEESYADFKKSDIGDIFGLEGFAFRTRTGEISIHAEKMTMLTKSLQILPEKFHGLTDTDTRYRQRYVDLIMNQDSKNVFIKRSQILKEIRNFLAGRDFMEVETPMLVSNAGGAAARPFETHYNALNEDVKLRISLELYLKRLIVGGLERVYEIGRVFRNEGVDTRHNPEFTLMELYQAYTDYEGMMELTESMFRYLAEKVCGSTKISYNGVEIDLGKPFARMTMNEAIKKYAGIDFDEVADDEAAKKLADEHHIEYEAHHKKGDIINLFFEEYCEKELIQPTFIMDHPIEISPLTKKKPSDPSKVERFELFCNTWEMCNAYSELNDPIDQRERFKAQDALADAGDEEANHTDEDFLNALEIGMPPTGGIGYGIDRLVMLLTDSQAIRDVLLFPTMKSQGAAKNEANNAAQETKPVEKIDFSKVKVEPLFEEMVDFDTFSKSDFRAVKVKACEAVKKSKKLLQFTLDDGTGTDRTILSGIHAYYEPEELVGKTLIAITNLPPRAMMGIDSCGMLLSAIHEEEGEEKLHLLMVDDHIPAGAKLY, encoded by the coding sequence GTGGCAGAGCAGAAGAAGCAGGATACAAACCAGCTGCTGAAGGTTCGTCGTGAGAAGCTTGCAGATTTGCAGGCAAATGGCAAGGACCCGTTTCAGATCACAAAATTTGACCAGACACATCACTCACTTGAGGTAAAGAATCTCTATGAAGCGCATGAGGCAGAGATCTTAAAAGACCACAAGACTCCAGATGTAGAAGGTCTTGATGAAGCACAGGCAAGAGAAGTCCTCAAACAGGACTATGAAGAAAGAAGAAAAATCATGGATGCGAACCCGATCCACGTAGCAATCGCCGGTCGTATGATGTTCAAACGTGTCATGGGCAAAGCTTCTTTCTGTAATATTCAGGATCTGCAGGGTAATATTCAGGTCTATGTGGCAAGAGATGCAATCGGAGAAGAATCCTATGCAGATTTCAAAAAATCTGATATCGGTGATATTTTCGGTCTGGAAGGCTTTGCTTTCAGAACAAGAACAGGCGAAATCTCTATCCATGCTGAAAAAATGACTATGCTGACAAAGAGTTTACAGATCCTTCCGGAGAAATTCCACGGACTGACTGACACAGATACCCGTTATCGTCAGAGATATGTAGACCTTATCATGAATCAGGACAGCAAGAATGTATTTATCAAACGTTCCCAGATCCTCAAAGAGATCCGTAACTTCCTTGCAGGACGTGACTTCATGGAAGTCGAAACTCCAATGCTGGTTTCCAACGCCGGCGGTGCAGCTGCAAGGCCGTTTGAGACACATTACAATGCACTGAACGAAGACGTTAAACTTCGTATCTCTCTGGAGCTTTATCTGAAGAGACTGATCGTTGGTGGACTTGAAAGAGTTTACGAGATTGGCCGTGTATTCCGTAACGAGGGTGTTGATACACGTCACAACCCGGAATTCACTCTGATGGAGCTTTACCAGGCATACACAGATTATGAGGGAATGATGGAACTGACAGAGTCCATGTTCCGTTATCTGGCAGAAAAAGTGTGCGGATCCACTAAGATTTCTTATAATGGTGTGGAAATCGACCTTGGTAAGCCGTTCGCCAGAATGACAATGAACGAAGCAATTAAGAAATATGCAGGAATCGACTTTGATGAAGTAGCAGATGATGAGGCAGCTAAAAAGCTTGCTGACGAGCATCATATTGAATATGAGGCACACCACAAGAAGGGTGATATCATCAACCTGTTCTTCGAGGAGTACTGTGAGAAAGAACTGATCCAGCCTACATTTATCATGGATCATCCGATCGAAATTTCTCCGCTGACCAAGAAGAAACCTTCTGATCCGAGCAAGGTAGAGCGTTTCGAGCTCTTCTGTAATACATGGGAAATGTGTAACGCATATTCCGAGCTGAATGACCCGATCGACCAGAGAGAGCGTTTCAAAGCACAGGATGCTCTTGCTGACGCCGGTGATGAGGAAGCAAACCACACAGATGAAGACTTCCTGAACGCACTGGAGATTGGTATGCCGCCTACAGGTGGTATCGGATATGGAATCGACCGTCTGGTTATGCTTCTTACAGACAGCCAGGCAATCAGAGACGTACTGCTGTTCCCGACAATGAAGTCACAGGGTGCTGCTAAGAACGAAGCAAACAATGCAGCACAGGAAACAAAGCCAGTTGAGAAGATTGATTTTTCCAAAGTAAAAGTTGAGCCATTATTCGAAGAAATGGTTGATTTTGATACTTTCAGCAAGTCAGATTTCAGAGCTGTAAAGGTAAAAGCATGTGAAGCAGTTAAGAAATCCAAGAAGCTGTTACAGTTCACTCTGGACGATGGAACAGGCACAGATCGTACCATTTTAAGCGGTATTCACGCTTATTATGAGCCAGAAGAATTGGTTGGAAAAACACTGATCGCTATCACAAACCTGCCACCAAGAGCTATGATGGGAATTGATTCTTGTGGAATGTTACTTAGTGCAATCCATGAGGAAGAGGGCGAAGAAAAACTTCATCTTCTGATGGTTGATGACCATATTCCAGCAGGTGCGAAGTTATACTAA
- a CDS encoding DUF6075 family protein, which produces MTNTALRAGNSNSRTITFKSKEHEKFYMEYLKKCRYQDVYHQALVYCLGIDRDTRNNVDKIYNFKTGCVKTECLQEGWQTSGSLRIVRMAFNLYCNGTPSVGDYEAEEDQLKECQYYTAEDLFCCGYARYFWEAIKIRYPEYCFYKDWEDMYAEN; this is translated from the coding sequence ATGACAAACACAGCGTTAAGAGCAGGGAATAGCAATTCTCGCACAATTACTTTCAAAAGCAAGGAACACGAAAAATTTTATATGGAATATCTGAAAAAATGCAGATATCAGGATGTCTACCATCAGGCTCTGGTTTATTGCCTGGGTATTGACAGAGATACGAGAAATAATGTGGATAAAATCTATAATTTTAAAACTGGATGTGTAAAAACGGAATGCCTGCAGGAAGGATGGCAGACCAGTGGAAGTTTACGGATCGTCCGCATGGCATTTAATCTTTACTGCAATGGGACACCAAGTGTCGGAGATTATGAAGCAGAGGAAGATCAGTTAAAAGAGTGCCAGTATTATACCGCAGAAGATCTGTTTTGCTGCGGATATGCCCGGTATTTTTGGGAAGCCATTAAAATCCGTTATCCAGAGTATTGTTTTTACAAAGACTGGGAGGATATGTATGCTGAAAATTAG
- a CDS encoding ParA family protein, with product MCKVIAIANQKGGVAKTTTTINLGAGLVKSGKRVVLVDADPQGHLTMGLGFPKNLKVTLKSMIENIIMGLEFDPKEAILHHEEGVDLIPSNKLLAGMDMSLFTVEDREKVLKEYLELLKDEYDYILIDCMPSLGMLTINALSAADSVLIPVQPQYYAADGLMELLKMVKGIHQRFNPDLQIEGILFTMDNCRYNNAKRNKQAIKTTYGNDIKIFEQTIPRTESLAETASEGVSIFAYDGKSKGADSYLELVQEVLKHA from the coding sequence ATGTGTAAGGTAATTGCTATTGCAAATCAGAAAGGCGGAGTAGCCAAAACAACGACAACAATCAATCTGGGAGCTGGACTGGTGAAGTCAGGGAAAAGAGTAGTCCTGGTAGATGCTGATCCACAGGGGCATTTGACAATGGGATTGGGATTTCCCAAAAATCTCAAGGTAACATTAAAGAGTATGATAGAAAATATTATCATGGGACTGGAATTTGATCCGAAAGAAGCAATTCTGCACCATGAAGAGGGTGTTGACCTGATTCCGTCCAATAAATTGCTTGCCGGAATGGATATGTCTTTATTTACAGTAGAGGACAGAGAAAAGGTATTGAAAGAGTATCTGGAACTGCTGAAGGATGAGTATGATTATATTCTGATTGACTGTATGCCATCACTGGGAATGCTGACGATCAATGCTTTAAGTGCAGCGGACAGTGTTCTGATTCCGGTGCAGCCACAATATTATGCGGCAGATGGACTCATGGAATTATTGAAGATGGTAAAGGGAATCCATCAGAGATTCAATCCGGATTTACAGATAGAAGGCATTTTATTCACAATGGATAATTGCCGTTACAATAATGCGAAGAGAAACAAACAGGCGATTAAAACTACATATGGAAATGACATTAAGATTTTTGAGCAGACGATTCCGAGAACAGAAAGCCTTGCAGAAACAGCATCGGAGGGTGTAAGTATCTTTGCTTATGATGGAAAAAGCAAAGGGGCAGACAGTTATCTGGAACTGGTTCAGGAGGTGTTGAAACATGCGTAG
- a CDS encoding reverse transcriptase/maturase family protein, with the protein MREPVKVLKSLSEQAINKQYKFKRLYRNLYNPEFYFLAYKNISQSQGSMTSGVDGKSLDGMSEKRISALIESIRSFSYQPNPARRVYIEKKNSTKKRPLGIPSTEDKLVQEVVKMILESIYEPNFSDCSHGFRPKRSCHSALQQIQNQFTGITWFVEGDIHACFDSFDHHVLVNILRERIEDENFLALIWKMLKAGYMEQWAYNCTFSGTPQGSGVSPILANIYLSKLDDFAENLKKSFNKGKSKENLEYQRAASKLYYIRRKNRANWENWNEQQRKEALRLQKDAINYMHSLPSKRANNKEYKSLVYCRYADDFLIGVIGSFEDASEIKEKFRVFLEDTLHLEMSEEKTKITHSQDKARFLGYDITTAKNSALKYDSKHQLRKTHTGRIKLYAPRDKWQGKLTEYGALRIRYDKNGKEIWDSHHRGNMVHMTDVEIVSQVNAEIRGMYNYYSIAENATVIKNFAFILEYSMYKTFGLKYRKSVYKIQRKYRKNGIFMVPYNTKKGLRYCEFYHDGFKKKRYACGFEPDLLPQYVKYDNPNYLRTRIKLGVCELCGENTGDICMHHVRSLKSIQADNEWNTIMLAKRRKTLAVCPNCYAKITK; encoded by the coding sequence TTGAGAGAACCAGTAAAGGTATTGAAAAGTCTTTCAGAACAAGCAATAAACAAACAGTATAAATTTAAAAGATTATATCGGAATTTATACAACCCAGAGTTTTATTTTCTAGCTTATAAGAATATAAGCCAATCTCAAGGAAGTATGACATCTGGTGTGGATGGCAAAAGCCTAGATGGTATGAGCGAGAAGCGAATAAGTGCTCTCATCGAAAGCATTAGGAGTTTCAGCTATCAGCCGAATCCCGCAAGGCGAGTGTATATTGAAAAGAAAAACAGCACAAAGAAGCGTCCATTGGGAATTCCATCAACAGAAGACAAATTAGTACAAGAGGTTGTAAAAATGATTCTTGAGAGTATATATGAACCAAATTTCTCAGACTGCTCTCATGGATTCAGACCTAAAAGAAGCTGTCACTCGGCTTTACAGCAAATACAGAATCAATTCACCGGAATCACATGGTTTGTAGAAGGTGATATTCATGCCTGTTTTGATAGCTTTGACCACCATGTGCTAGTGAATATTCTGAGGGAGAGAATCGAGGATGAAAATTTCTTGGCTCTCATTTGGAAAATGTTGAAGGCAGGCTACATGGAGCAATGGGCTTATAACTGCACTTTCTCAGGAACTCCTCAGGGTTCAGGAGTAAGTCCAATATTGGCAAATATATATCTGTCGAAGCTGGACGATTTTGCGGAAAACTTAAAGAAAAGCTTCAATAAAGGTAAATCAAAAGAAAACCTTGAGTATCAAAGGGCAGCAAGCAAATTATACTACATCAGAAGAAAAAACCGAGCAAATTGGGAAAATTGGAATGAGCAACAAAGAAAGGAAGCTCTGCGGCTGCAAAAGGACGCTATTAACTACATGCACAGTTTACCAAGCAAGAGAGCAAACAATAAGGAATACAAAAGTCTGGTCTATTGTAGATATGCGGATGACTTTCTAATTGGAGTCATAGGTTCATTCGAGGATGCATCTGAAATCAAGGAAAAATTCAGAGTATTTCTCGAGGATACTCTGCATCTTGAGATGTCCGAAGAAAAGACCAAGATAACACATAGTCAAGATAAAGCAAGATTTCTTGGATATGATATCACCACCGCAAAGAACTCAGCGCTTAAGTATGACTCAAAGCATCAATTAAGAAAAACTCATACGGGCAGAATTAAATTGTACGCCCCAAGAGATAAATGGCAAGGTAAATTGACGGAGTATGGTGCTCTAAGGATTAGGTATGACAAAAATGGCAAGGAAATATGGGATTCACACCACAGAGGAAATATGGTTCACATGACAGACGTGGAAATAGTGTCGCAAGTAAATGCGGAAATCAGAGGAATGTACAATTATTATTCCATTGCCGAAAATGCAACAGTCATCAAAAACTTTGCATTTATCTTGGAATATAGCATGTACAAAACCTTCGGACTGAAATATCGAAAGAGTGTTTATAAGATACAGAGAAAGTACCGCAAAAACGGGATATTCATGGTTCCATACAATACAAAGAAGGGATTGAGATACTGCGAGTTTTATCATGACGGATTCAAAAAGAAACGTTATGCATGCGGTTTCGAGCCTGACTTATTGCCACAATACGTCAAATATGATAATCCGAATTATCTGAGGACAAGGATTAAGCTAGGTGTATGTGAACTTTGTGGTGAAAACACAGGTGATATATGCATGCACCATGTAAGATCATTGAAATCAATCCAAGCAGACAATGAATGGAATACTATTATGTTGGCTAAGCGTCGCAAGACACTTGCAGTTTGTCCGAACTGCTATGCCAAAATCACGAAATAA
- a CDS encoding ParB/RepB/Spo0J family partition protein encodes METRQGAVVLAYNIQREELPPSEKAFAYKMKMDAMKRQGARNDIADSTYTQNGWRSETAAVIGQQVGESKNQVRRYIRLTELIPDLLDYVDKKRLQFTVAVDISYIDKEIQTWLFEYIKENGTVKAVQVAALRTALEAGPMTQAKMISILVNSQPGRKQEQKITLSEKKLRNFFSDKYTAEDMESVILELLDQWKRGEITV; translated from the coding sequence TTGGAGACAAGGCAAGGCGCTGTGGTCTTAGCCTACAATATTCAAAGGGAAGAGTTGCCCCCAAGTGAAAAGGCATTTGCATATAAAATGAAAATGGATGCGATGAAGAGGCAAGGTGCCAGAAATGATATAGCAGATTCCACTTACACCCAAAATGGGTGGAGGTCAGAAACAGCAGCGGTAATTGGACAGCAGGTAGGAGAAAGTAAAAATCAAGTTAGAAGGTATATCCGACTTACGGAACTCATTCCAGACCTTCTTGATTATGTAGATAAGAAACGTCTGCAGTTTACTGTTGCGGTTGACATTTCCTATATTGACAAAGAGATTCAAACATGGTTATTTGAATACATCAAGGAAAATGGTACGGTTAAAGCAGTTCAGGTAGCGGCACTTCGCACAGCACTTGAAGCAGGACCGATGACGCAGGCGAAAATGATATCCATACTGGTAAACAGTCAGCCTGGTAGGAAACAGGAACAAAAAATCACATTATCAGAGAAAAAACTGAGAAATTTCTTCTCTGATAAATATACGGCAGAGGATATGGAAAGTGTAATTCTGGAACTTCTGGATCAATGGAAAAGAGGTGAGATAACAGTATGA
- a CDS encoding DUF6017 domain-containing protein, producing the protein MNFEYYYGTQADQFSFIRIPRILLLDEAFSALSLSAKVLYSVLLDRMGLSMKNKWLDEENKVYIIYQITEIQSDLGFSKKKAMDYLTELEKIGLIEKKKRGFGLPNIIYVKSFMAHQSSQRSNEMGTSQEKDAVHRSIEIGTSEVMNKHLRGAETDTSEVPKNGLQEVPKTVPLYNKTYMNYNNQSNMKSNHIKSDGDRIRCDQKEQEINAYAELVKKNIDFDVLLHTYSREQDLVEEIYQLILETVQTEKNMIRIAGEYYPAGFVKGKLLKLNYSHIEYVLECMDKNTTKVRNIKQYLLAALFNAPSTIGSYYKAAVNHDMPQYAN; encoded by the coding sequence ATGAATTTTGAATACTATTATGGCACTCAGGCTGATCAGTTCAGTTTTATCCGGATTCCAAGAATATTATTATTAGATGAAGCATTTTCCGCACTGTCTTTATCAGCTAAAGTCCTTTACTCGGTACTTCTGGACAGAATGGGACTGTCAATGAAAAATAAATGGCTTGACGAAGAAAACAAGGTGTACATTATCTATCAGATCACGGAGATACAAAGTGACTTGGGATTCTCTAAGAAAAAAGCAATGGATTATCTCACAGAATTGGAGAAAATAGGACTGATTGAAAAGAAAAAGAGAGGCTTTGGATTGCCGAACATTATATATGTTAAGAGCTTTATGGCACATCAGAGTAGTCAAAGAAGTAATGAAATGGGAACTTCACAGGAAAAAGATGCGGTACATAGAAGTATCGAAATAGGAACTTCTGAGGTGATGAATAAGCACCTCAGAGGTGCCGAAACAGATACCTCAGAAGTGCCCAAAAACGGACTTCAAGAGGTTCCCAAAACGGTACCGCTATATAATAAGACTTATATGAATTATAATAACCAGAGTAATATGAAATCGAATCATATCAAATCAGATGGCGATAGGATTCGATGTGATCAAAAAGAACAGGAAATCAATGCTTATGCTGAACTGGTAAAGAAAAATATTGATTTTGATGTTTTACTGCATACATACAGCAGAGAGCAGGATCTGGTAGAAGAAATATATCAGCTGATTCTGGAGACCGTCCAAACTGAAAAGAATATGATACGGATCGCCGGCGAATATTATCCGGCAGGCTTTGTGAAGGGAAAATTATTGAAACTGAATTATTCGCATATCGAGTATGTGCTGGAGTGCATGGATAAAAATACTACGAAAGTCAGAAACATAAAACAGTATTTGCTGGCTGCTTTATTTAATGCACCATCAACGATTGGAAGTTATTATAAAGCAGCGGTAAATCACGACATGCCACAGTACGCAAACTGA
- a CDS encoding MATE family efflux transporter, whose protein sequence is MKTKIQDMTSGSPGRLIILFAIPLMLGNICQQLYTMVDTMVVGQVAGVEALAALGAVDFLMWVVTGISTGLTQGFSIQLSQYYGAKDFENLRKSLAHSYRLTAFIAAGVLILSQSFASLVLTGLHTPSNIIGMSLLYLRIIFCGIPATAAYNMFASALRAMGNSKTPLTAMIIASVLNVSLDILFVAGFGWGVAGAAIATVIAQSFSAVYCFLILRRIDIVHLTRADFMPASGMNARLMKLGIPVVFQNIIIGVGGLVVQYVINGYGFLFVAGFTATNKLYGLLEMAAISYGYAIVTYVGQNLGAGKIDRIRKGVRSSMLLSLLTSLIISAAMFLFGKNILSLFISGEPQQTQQVLAIAFKYLSIMAAMLWVLYFLYVYRSVLQGLGDTLMPMVSGMAEFVMRISAALILPHFIGQDGIFFAEIAAWSGATVILCISYYVRMHKYH, encoded by the coding sequence ATGAAAACCAAGATTCAGGATATGACCTCCGGTTCACCGGGACGGTTGATCATTCTTTTTGCAATTCCCCTGATGCTGGGAAATATCTGTCAGCAGCTTTATACAATGGTGGATACCATGGTTGTTGGTCAGGTTGCAGGTGTGGAGGCTCTTGCCGCACTGGGTGCTGTTGACTTTCTGATGTGGGTTGTCACAGGAATATCCACAGGACTCACTCAGGGATTTTCTATTCAACTCTCCCAGTATTATGGGGCAAAGGATTTCGAAAATCTGCGTAAATCTCTGGCTCACAGTTACCGGCTGACCGCATTCATCGCAGCCGGAGTATTGATTCTCAGCCAGTCATTTGCTTCGCTGGTATTAACAGGGCTGCATACACCTTCCAATATTATCGGAATGTCTCTGTTATATCTGCGCATCATTTTCTGTGGGATCCCCGCCACAGCAGCCTATAATATGTTTGCCTCTGCTCTAAGGGCTATGGGAAACAGTAAAACACCGCTGACCGCAATGATCATCGCATCTGTGCTGAATGTCTCACTGGACATCCTTTTTGTGGCAGGCTTCGGATGGGGTGTGGCAGGAGCAGCAATCGCAACTGTGATTGCACAGAGCTTCTCCGCTGTTTACTGTTTCCTGATTTTACGCAGAATTGATATCGTTCATCTGACCAGAGCAGATTTTATGCCTGCCTCCGGCATGAATGCCCGCCTGATGAAGCTTGGTATTCCTGTTGTATTTCAGAATATCATCATCGGTGTGGGCGGTCTGGTAGTCCAGTATGTGATCAATGGCTACGGTTTCCTTTTTGTAGCAGGATTTACAGCTACAAACAAGCTTTATGGTCTGCTGGAAATGGCTGCTATTTCCTATGGATATGCCATCGTTACCTATGTGGGTCAGAATCTGGGAGCCGGAAAGATTGACAGGATCAGAAAAGGCGTCCGCAGCAGTATGCTGCTTTCCCTGCTTACCTCACTGATCATTTCTGCTGCCATGTTTTTATTTGGAAAAAATATTCTCTCACTTTTCATCTCAGGTGAACCGCAGCAGACACAGCAGGTATTGGCAATTGCTTTTAAATACCTTTCTATTATGGCTGCCATGCTCTGGGTTTTGTACTTCCTGTACGTGTACAGATCTGTACTTCAGGGGCTGGGAGATACCTTAATGCCTATGGTAAGTGGTATGGCTGAATTTGTCATGCGTATCAGTGCTGCACTGATCCTTCCCCATTTTATCGGACAGGACGGTATTTTCTTTGCAGAGATTGCAGCATGGAGCGGAGCCACTGTGATCTTATGCATCAGCTATTATGTACGGATGCATAAATATCATTAA